A genome region from Arthrobacter sp. SLBN-100 includes the following:
- a CDS encoding LacI family DNA-binding transcriptional regulator — MTRSSTGRLPRLEDVAGLAGVSHQTVSRVVNGHPNVSKATREKVEAAIAQLGYRRNTAARSLVTRRSHTIGVLGSELSQYGPANTMLGVERAARDAGYFVSIAALRSIGRDAIFDALRHFTDQSVDGIAVLVPHTETLRILEEFNPGVPVVAVGSPGNDAVSGVMVDQKRGAGIAVGHLIELGHRRIGHVAGPADWIDGALRTEGWREALQQAGLQDDLLLEGDWSAESGYAFGRRLAAERTATALFVGNDQMALGVLRAFNEAGVRVPDDVSVVGFDDQPESGYFTPPLTTVRQDFEELGRRCMDAMLKEIEAGSPVSSTVVTPELVRRASTAARRP, encoded by the coding sequence ATGACAAGAAGCAGCACCGGGCGGCTGCCGCGGCTCGAGGACGTGGCCGGACTTGCTGGTGTTTCGCACCAGACCGTTTCCCGGGTGGTCAACGGCCACCCCAACGTCAGCAAGGCCACGCGCGAAAAGGTCGAGGCCGCGATCGCCCAGTTGGGCTACCGGCGGAACACCGCGGCCCGGAGCCTGGTGACCCGGCGCTCCCATACCATCGGCGTGCTGGGCAGTGAGCTTTCACAGTACGGCCCGGCCAACACCATGCTGGGTGTGGAGCGGGCCGCGCGGGACGCCGGCTACTTCGTGAGTATCGCCGCGCTGCGTTCCATCGGCAGGGACGCCATCTTCGACGCGCTGCGGCACTTTACTGACCAGTCCGTGGACGGGATCGCCGTCCTGGTGCCGCACACCGAAACGCTGCGGATCCTGGAGGAGTTCAACCCTGGGGTGCCGGTAGTGGCCGTCGGCTCGCCGGGCAATGATGCCGTCAGCGGCGTGATGGTGGACCAAAAACGCGGCGCCGGGATCGCCGTCGGCCATCTCATCGAACTCGGGCACCGCAGGATCGGCCACGTCGCGGGGCCGGCGGACTGGATCGACGGCGCGCTCCGCACCGAGGGCTGGCGCGAGGCCCTGCAGCAGGCAGGTTTGCAGGATGACCTGCTGCTGGAAGGTGACTGGAGCGCGGAAAGCGGCTACGCGTTCGGGCGGCGCCTGGCGGCCGAGCGCACGGCAACCGCCCTGTTCGTGGGCAACGACCAAATGGCCCTCGGCGTGCTGCGGGCGTTCAACGAGGCAGGCGTGCGCGTGCCCGACGACGTCTCCGTGGTGGGGTTCGACGACCAGCCTGAATCGGGCTACTTCACCCCGCCCCTCACCACCGTGCGCCAGGACTTCGAAGAGCTGGGCAGGCGCTGCATGGATGCCATGCTGAAGGAGATTGAAGCGGGCTCTCCGGTGAGTTCCACCGTGGTCACCCCAGAGCTGGTGCGGAGGGCGAGCACGGCAGCACGGCGTCCCTAG
- the mmuM gene encoding homocysteine S-methyltransferase, giving the protein MPRNNALSRLLDAGGNLVLDGALATELEGRGCDLEDPLWSAKVLLEQPELVKRVHLDYFKAGARAAITASYQATPLGFARRGISEAEALERVALSVRLANEARREYLAGSPEAGPLLVAGSVGPYGAYLADGSEYRGDYTLTRNGFMEFHRPRIAALLEAGADVLACETLPSLAEAEALLGLIAEFGAESWLAFTLRDGAHISDGTSLEQVAELCNAEPLVAAVGVNCVPLELVTPALDALGRATRKPLIAYPNSGETYDATTRTWGPAASSALGSGAAPAGTERPPGSLAEGARAWQERGARMVGGCCRTTPSDIAALARLWREP; this is encoded by the coding sequence ATGCCCCGCAACAACGCCCTGTCCCGCCTGCTCGATGCCGGCGGGAACCTGGTCCTGGACGGTGCCCTGGCCACCGAACTGGAAGGGCGCGGCTGCGACCTCGAGGACCCGCTGTGGTCCGCTAAAGTCCTGCTGGAGCAGCCGGAACTGGTCAAGCGGGTCCACCTTGACTACTTCAAAGCCGGGGCACGTGCCGCTATTACCGCCAGCTACCAGGCCACGCCGCTGGGGTTTGCGCGCCGGGGAATTTCTGAAGCCGAAGCCTTGGAGCGGGTTGCCCTGAGCGTCCGCCTCGCTAACGAAGCCCGACGTGAGTACCTGGCCGGGAGCCCGGAGGCCGGCCCGCTGCTGGTGGCCGGATCTGTTGGACCGTACGGTGCCTACCTCGCCGACGGGTCCGAATACCGGGGCGACTATACGCTCACCCGGAACGGATTTATGGAGTTCCACCGGCCCCGGATCGCCGCGCTCCTGGAAGCGGGGGCAGATGTGCTTGCCTGCGAAACACTGCCTTCCCTGGCTGAGGCTGAGGCTTTGCTGGGACTGATCGCGGAGTTCGGCGCCGAATCCTGGCTGGCGTTCACGCTGCGGGACGGAGCGCACATCAGTGACGGCACTTCCCTCGAACAGGTAGCGGAGCTCTGCAATGCTGAGCCGCTGGTTGCCGCCGTTGGCGTGAACTGCGTTCCGCTGGAGTTGGTCACCCCGGCGCTGGACGCTTTGGGCCGGGCCACCCGCAAACCGCTGATCGCATACCCCAACTCCGGGGAAACCTACGACGCCACCACCAGGACCTGGGGGCCGGCGGCGTCTTCCGCTCTTGGCTCCGGCGCCGCTCCGGCAGGAACCGAACGGCCGCCGGGCAGCCTTGCGGAAGGAGCCCGGGCATGGCAGGAACGTGGCGCGCGCATGGTGGGCGGCTGCTGCCGGACCACACCAAGCGACATTGCCGCTTTGGCAAGGCTCTGGCGAGAGCCCTGA
- the araB gene encoding ribulokinase, with amino-acid sequence MDVRVDTDNYVVGVDYGTLSGRAVVVRVSDGEELGSGVYEYPHAVVTDALPADVAGQGADGKTVRLPGEWALQVPNDYRDVLRNAVPAAIADAGIDTAAVVGIATDFTACTMVPVKADGTPLNELPGFENRPHAYVKLWRHHAAQPQADRINQLAAERGEAWLPRYGGLISSEWEFAKGLQLLEEDPDAYSEMDHWVEAADWIVWQLCGQYVRNACTAGYKGIYQDGRYPSEDFLAALNPGFKDFVSAKLEHTIGRLGDAAGYLTAEAAAWTGLPEGIAVAVGNVDAHVTAPAARAVDPGQLVAIMGTSTCHVMNGTELREVPGMCGVVDGGIVDGLWGYEAGQSGVGDIFGWFTKYGVPPEYHQAATAAGLGIHEYLTELASRQAIGGHGLIALDWHSGNRSVLVDHELSGIVVGQTLATRPEDTYRALLEATAFGTRTIVDAFRDSGVPVTEFIVAGGLLKNRLLMQIYADVTGLQLSTIGSEQGPALGSAIHAAVAAGKYADIREAAAAMGSEPGEVYTPVPENAAAYEELFQEYKALHDYFGRGSNDVMHRLKAIQRKAHHSASSAGQPVNTDAGERHDVGAGVLA; translated from the coding sequence ATGGATGTCAGAGTGGACACGGACAACTACGTCGTCGGCGTGGACTACGGAACGCTGTCAGGCCGGGCCGTGGTGGTCCGGGTGAGCGACGGTGAGGAGCTCGGCAGCGGTGTGTACGAGTATCCGCACGCAGTGGTCACAGATGCACTTCCGGCGGACGTGGCTGGCCAGGGCGCTGATGGAAAGACCGTCCGGCTTCCGGGGGAATGGGCCCTTCAGGTGCCGAACGACTACCGGGATGTCCTGCGCAACGCCGTTCCGGCTGCCATCGCGGACGCAGGCATTGACACGGCCGCCGTCGTCGGAATCGCCACGGACTTCACCGCCTGCACCATGGTCCCGGTGAAGGCGGACGGCACCCCGCTGAATGAGCTCCCCGGGTTCGAAAACCGGCCCCACGCGTACGTGAAGCTTTGGCGCCACCACGCCGCGCAGCCGCAGGCGGACCGGATCAACCAGCTCGCCGCGGAACGGGGCGAAGCCTGGTTGCCGAGGTATGGCGGGCTGATTTCTTCTGAGTGGGAGTTCGCCAAGGGCCTGCAGCTTCTGGAGGAGGATCCCGATGCCTATTCCGAGATGGACCATTGGGTTGAAGCGGCAGACTGGATCGTCTGGCAGCTGTGCGGCCAGTACGTCCGGAATGCGTGCACGGCCGGCTACAAGGGCATTTACCAGGACGGGCGGTACCCGTCGGAGGATTTCCTGGCGGCGCTGAACCCCGGGTTCAAGGATTTCGTGAGCGCCAAGCTGGAACACACCATCGGCCGCCTGGGTGACGCCGCAGGCTACCTCACCGCCGAGGCTGCTGCCTGGACCGGCCTGCCCGAGGGCATCGCCGTCGCGGTGGGAAACGTGGACGCACACGTCACCGCTCCCGCAGCGCGTGCAGTGGATCCGGGCCAGCTGGTAGCGATCATGGGCACCTCCACCTGCCATGTCATGAACGGCACCGAGCTCCGCGAAGTGCCAGGAATGTGCGGCGTGGTGGACGGCGGCATCGTGGACGGGCTCTGGGGCTACGAAGCCGGCCAGTCCGGCGTGGGAGACATCTTCGGCTGGTTCACCAAGTACGGGGTGCCGCCGGAATACCATCAGGCGGCCACTGCCGCAGGGCTCGGCATCCACGAATACCTCACTGAACTGGCCTCCCGGCAGGCCATCGGTGGACACGGCCTCATCGCCCTGGACTGGCACTCGGGCAACCGCTCGGTGCTGGTGGACCACGAGCTGTCCGGCATCGTGGTGGGGCAGACCCTGGCAACCCGCCCCGAGGACACCTACCGGGCGCTGCTGGAAGCCACTGCCTTCGGCACCCGGACCATCGTGGACGCCTTCCGCGACTCCGGCGTCCCGGTCACGGAGTTCATTGTGGCGGGCGGCCTGCTTAAGAACCGGCTCCTGATGCAGATCTACGCCGATGTCACGGGACTGCAGCTTTCCACCATCGGTTCAGAGCAGGGCCCGGCCCTGGGCTCGGCCATCCACGCCGCCGTCGCGGCCGGAAAGTACGCGGACATCCGCGAAGCTGCCGCCGCCATGGGTTCCGAACCGGGCGAGGTGTACACCCCGGTTCCTGAAAACGCGGCCGCCTACGAGGAACTATTCCAGGAATACAAGGCATTGCACGACTACTTCGGCCGCGGCAGCAACGACGTGATGCACCGGCTCAAGGCCATCCAGCGCAAAGCGCACCACAGCGCCAGTTCCGCCGGACAACCGGTCAACACCGATGCAGGCGAACGACATGATGTCGGTGCGGGAGTGCTGGCGTGA
- a CDS encoding L-ribulose-5-phosphate 4-epimerase, whose translation MSAGTGILETIARVRDEVCALHAELTRYELVVWTAGNVSARVPGRQLMVIKPSGVLYQDLTPDQMVVTDLYGVPVPGDATGEWGNPALSPSSDTAAHAYVYRHMPEVGGVVHTHSTYATAWAARGEAIPCVLTMMSDEFGGSIPVGPFALIGDDSIGQGIVETLKNSNSPAVLMQNHGPFTIGKDATSAVKAAVMCEEVARTVHISRQLGEPIAIDPRHIDSLYARYQNVYGQ comes from the coding sequence GTGAGCGCCGGAACGGGAATCCTGGAAACCATCGCGCGGGTCCGGGACGAAGTCTGCGCCCTCCACGCCGAGCTGACCCGGTATGAACTGGTGGTGTGGACGGCGGGTAACGTCTCTGCGCGTGTCCCCGGCCGCCAGCTGATGGTCATCAAGCCCTCCGGGGTCTTGTACCAGGACCTGACGCCGGACCAGATGGTGGTCACGGATCTCTACGGGGTGCCTGTGCCGGGAGACGCAACGGGTGAGTGGGGCAACCCCGCGCTGTCGCCGTCGTCCGATACTGCAGCGCACGCGTACGTTTACAGGCACATGCCCGAGGTGGGCGGGGTGGTGCACACGCACTCCACCTACGCCACCGCCTGGGCAGCTCGCGGGGAAGCCATCCCGTGCGTGCTCACCATGATGAGCGACGAATTCGGCGGTTCGATCCCGGTGGGCCCGTTCGCCCTGATCGGCGACGACTCGATCGGACAAGGGATCGTGGAGACGTTGAAGAACTCCAATTCCCCCGCCGTGCTGATGCAGAACCACGGCCCGTTCACCATCGGCAAGGATGCCACATCCGCGGTGAAGGCGGCGGTGATGTGCGAGGAAGTGGCACGCACCGTGCACATATCCCGGCAGCTCGGCGAGCCCATCGCCATCGATCCGCGCCACATCGATTCCCTCTACGCCCGCTACCAGAACGTCTACGGCCAATAG
- the araA gene encoding L-arabinose isomerase, whose protein sequence is MSTAANTSLDGYEVWFLTGSQHLYGEDVLKQVAAQSQEIANQLNASPAVPVKIVWKPVLTDSDAIRRTALEANSNDSVIGVTAWMHTFSPAKMWIQGLDLLRKPLLHLHTQANRDLPWSDIDFDFMNLNQAAHGDREFGYIQSRLGIARKTVVGHVSNPEVARQVGSWQRAAAGWAAVRTLKLTRFGDNMRNVAVTEGDKTEAELRFGVAVNTWSVNELADAVHGAAESDVDALVEEYENLYDVVPELRAGAARHDSLRYGARIELGLRSFLESNGSAAFTTSFEDLGALRQLPGLAVQRLMAAGYGFGAEGDWKTAILVRAAKVMGAGLPGGASLMEDYTYHLEPGSEKILGAHMLEVCPSLTTQKPRLEIHPLGIGGKEDPVRLVFDADASPGVVVALSDMRDRFRLVANAVDVVPLDQPLPNLPVARALWQPKPDFATSAAAWLTAGAAHHTVLSTQVGMDVFEDFAEIAKTELLTIDEDTTIRQFKKDLNWNAAYYKLAGGI, encoded by the coding sequence ATGAGCACAGCAGCAAACACCTCCCTCGACGGCTATGAGGTCTGGTTCCTCACCGGCAGCCAGCACCTCTACGGCGAGGACGTCCTCAAGCAGGTGGCCGCCCAGTCACAGGAAATCGCCAACCAACTCAACGCCTCCCCGGCCGTTCCGGTGAAGATTGTCTGGAAGCCGGTCCTGACCGACTCCGACGCCATCCGCCGCACGGCGCTGGAAGCCAACTCGAACGATTCCGTCATCGGCGTTACCGCCTGGATGCACACTTTCTCGCCGGCGAAGATGTGGATCCAGGGCCTTGACCTGCTCCGCAAGCCGCTGCTGCACCTGCACACCCAAGCCAACCGGGATCTGCCCTGGTCGGACATCGACTTCGACTTCATGAACCTGAACCAGGCGGCCCACGGCGACCGGGAGTTCGGCTACATCCAGTCCCGCCTGGGCATCGCCCGCAAGACCGTCGTCGGGCATGTCTCCAACCCGGAAGTGGCCCGCCAGGTGGGTTCCTGGCAGCGCGCCGCCGCAGGCTGGGCCGCCGTCCGCACCCTGAAGCTGACCCGCTTCGGTGACAATATGCGCAACGTGGCCGTCACCGAAGGCGACAAAACCGAGGCGGAGCTGCGGTTCGGCGTCGCCGTGAACACCTGGTCCGTGAACGAGCTGGCCGATGCGGTGCACGGTGCCGCAGAGTCCGACGTCGACGCGCTCGTTGAGGAGTATGAGAACCTCTACGACGTGGTTCCGGAGCTCCGCGCAGGCGCCGCCCGCCACGACTCCCTCCGCTACGGGGCCCGGATCGAACTCGGCCTGCGCAGCTTCCTGGAATCCAACGGCTCGGCCGCGTTCACTACCTCCTTCGAGGACCTGGGCGCCCTGCGGCAGCTTCCCGGCCTGGCCGTGCAGCGGCTCATGGCCGCCGGTTACGGCTTCGGCGCCGAGGGCGACTGGAAGACCGCCATCCTGGTCCGCGCCGCGAAGGTGATGGGCGCGGGCCTGCCCGGCGGGGCCTCGCTGATGGAGGACTACACCTACCACCTGGAACCCGGTTCCGAGAAGATCCTCGGTGCGCACATGCTGGAGGTCTGTCCGTCCCTGACCACGCAGAAGCCGCGCCTGGAGATCCACCCGCTGGGCATCGGCGGCAAGGAGGATCCGGTGCGCCTGGTGTTCGACGCCGATGCCTCCCCGGGAGTGGTGGTGGCCCTCTCGGACATGCGGGACAGGTTCCGCCTGGTGGCCAACGCCGTCGACGTCGTTCCCCTGGATCAGCCGCTGCCCAACCTCCCCGTCGCCCGTGCCCTCTGGCAGCCCAAGCCGGACTTCGCCACCTCCGCCGCCGCCTGGCTCACCGCCGGCGCCGCGCACCACACGGTCCTGTCCACTCAGGTGGGCATGGATGTGTTTGAGGACTTCGCTGAGATCGCCAAAACGGAGCTGCTGACCATTGACGAGGACACGACCATCCGGCAGTTCAAGAAGGACCTCAACTGGAACGCTGCCTACTACAAGCTGGCCGGCGGCATCTAG
- a CDS encoding ANTAR domain-containing protein, with protein MHAQYANSDFPGRRARALSGAGDEEAFETKASPPAVAGPLTSQQGPLHHPHGPATHGSPPRGRAPQANATPGTAAAGNTAPGTAASGNARQPAASGSHNGKPSGILLDLVTGAETLLDSLELLAAASARAVVGTPGLVIECGVVVRQAKRAPVITGTSEEVIRLLQWEQEKGEGPVSDVLAGGHPVAVLQRTGDFRWPRYCRELQAANLGSVLGMRLRLDQDNGTLSDDAIPVRETTAALAFFAQDAKAFPLQVISEARSFAGLAAKSLQMALDLHNAKSAALDLRLALDSRTSINVACGVIMAQNRCSYHEAFSILARASSHRNIKVRLVAEDILERLPEGPPRAHFGH; from the coding sequence ATGCACGCACAATACGCAAACTCCGATTTCCCGGGCCGGCGCGCCCGGGCACTAAGCGGGGCCGGCGACGAGGAGGCCTTTGAGACCAAGGCCTCTCCCCCAGCCGTCGCCGGCCCTCTGACTTCCCAACAAGGCCCCCTCCACCACCCGCACGGGCCCGCCACACATGGAAGTCCGCCACGCGGACGTGCTCCGCAGGCCAATGCCACACCGGGAACGGCCGCCGCGGGCAACACCGCGCCGGGAACGGCCGCATCCGGGAATGCGCGGCAACCCGCGGCATCGGGCTCCCACAACGGAAAGCCGAGCGGAATCCTGCTGGACCTGGTGACCGGCGCCGAAACGCTACTCGACTCCCTTGAACTGCTGGCAGCTGCATCAGCCCGGGCTGTTGTGGGCACGCCAGGCCTGGTGATCGAATGCGGCGTGGTGGTGCGGCAGGCGAAGAGGGCACCGGTCATCACCGGAACGTCCGAGGAAGTCATCCGCCTCCTGCAGTGGGAGCAGGAGAAGGGCGAAGGGCCTGTCAGCGACGTCCTGGCCGGCGGACATCCCGTGGCCGTGCTGCAGAGGACCGGCGACTTTCGCTGGCCCCGGTATTGCCGGGAGCTACAGGCGGCCAACCTGGGCAGCGTCCTGGGCATGCGGCTCCGCCTGGACCAGGACAACGGGACACTTAGCGACGATGCCATCCCCGTCCGCGAAACCACCGCAGCCCTCGCGTTCTTTGCCCAGGATGCCAAGGCGTTTCCACTCCAGGTGATCTCGGAGGCCCGCTCCTTCGCCGGCCTGGCCGCGAAAAGCCTTCAGATGGCCCTGGACCTCCACAACGCCAAGTCCGCTGCATTGGATTTGCGGCTCGCCCTGGACAGCCGTACGTCCATCAACGTTGCCTGCGGCGTGATCATGGCGCAAAACAGGTGTTCCTACCACGAGGCGTTTTCAATCCTCGCCCGGGCGTCCAGCCACCGCAATATCAAGGTGCGCCTGGTGGCGGAGGACATCCTCGAGCGGTTGCCCGAGGGCCCTCCGCGGGCGCACTTCGGCCACTAG
- the arfA gene encoding arabinosylfuranosidase ArfA: MDPAFTVGPVRRRTFGAFVEHLGRCVYTGIFEPEHPTADPDGFRGDVLELTRELGVSTVRYPGGNFVSGYRWEDGVGPADKRPVRLDLAWHSTDPNLVGVDEFAKWSAKAGVETMMAVNLGTRGTQEALDLLEYCNIDGGTAFSDQRRANGAENGYGIKMWCLGNEMDGPWQIGHKNAQEYGRLAADTARGMRMIEPDLELVACGSSGPTMSTFGEWERVVLSETYELVDLISAHQYFEDFGDLQEHLSAGHRMETFIHDIVSHIDHVKSVKKSTRQVNISFDEWNVWHMGRDESRAPTGRDWPVAPVLLEDTYTVADAVVVGDLLVTLLKNTDRVHSASLAQLVNVIAPIMTEPGGRAWKQTTFHPFALTSRHASGTVLQLAVESPLVSGGKTADFAAVSAVATYDADKGEAVVFAVNRSATDVLGLEAAVSGLGNVQVVEAVTYANKDPYWQATADDSTSVLPAENVSVKAGGGRLTAELPPVSWSMIRLAAGQ; the protein is encoded by the coding sequence ATGGACCCCGCCTTCACGGTGGGACCCGTCCGCCGACGTACCTTCGGTGCCTTTGTGGAACACCTCGGCCGCTGTGTTTACACCGGCATCTTCGAGCCGGAACACCCTACGGCGGACCCGGACGGTTTCCGCGGTGACGTGCTGGAGCTGACGCGCGAACTCGGCGTCTCAACTGTGCGCTATCCGGGCGGAAACTTCGTATCCGGCTACCGCTGGGAGGACGGCGTGGGCCCTGCGGACAAGCGCCCCGTCCGGCTCGACCTCGCCTGGCACTCCACGGACCCCAACCTGGTGGGTGTGGACGAGTTCGCCAAGTGGTCTGCCAAGGCCGGTGTCGAAACCATGATGGCGGTGAACCTTGGCACCCGCGGGACCCAGGAGGCGCTGGACTTGCTGGAGTACTGCAATATTGACGGCGGCACGGCCTTTTCGGACCAGCGCAGGGCCAACGGGGCGGAGAACGGCTACGGCATCAAGATGTGGTGCCTGGGTAACGAGATGGACGGCCCCTGGCAGATCGGGCACAAAAACGCACAGGAGTACGGAAGGCTCGCTGCGGACACCGCCCGGGGCATGCGCATGATCGAACCCGACCTCGAGCTGGTGGCGTGCGGAAGCTCCGGCCCCACCATGAGCACCTTTGGCGAATGGGAGCGGGTGGTCCTTTCCGAGACTTACGAGCTGGTGGACCTGATCTCGGCGCACCAGTACTTCGAGGACTTCGGTGACCTGCAGGAACACCTGTCCGCCGGCCACCGCATGGAAACTTTCATCCACGACATCGTGAGCCACATCGACCACGTGAAGTCGGTGAAGAAGTCCACCAGGCAGGTGAATATTTCCTTTGACGAGTGGAATGTCTGGCACATGGGCCGCGACGAGTCCCGGGCGCCGACGGGCAGGGACTGGCCGGTTGCCCCCGTCCTGCTGGAGGACACTTACACGGTGGCGGACGCCGTCGTCGTCGGGGACCTCCTGGTGACCCTGCTCAAGAACACTGACCGCGTCCACTCCGCCAGCCTGGCACAGCTGGTCAACGTGATCGCCCCCATCATGACCGAGCCCGGCGGCCGCGCCTGGAAGCAGACAACGTTCCACCCGTTCGCGCTCACCTCCCGCCACGCTTCCGGAACCGTTCTGCAGCTCGCCGTCGAATCCCCGCTGGTCAGCGGGGGCAAGACCGCCGACTTTGCCGCCGTGTCCGCCGTCGCGACCTATGACGCAGACAAAGGCGAGGCGGTAGTGTTCGCCGTCAACCGCTCGGCCACGGACGTGCTCGGCCTTGAGGCCGCGGTGTCCGGCCTGGGCAACGTGCAGGTGGTGGAGGCTGTCACGTACGCGAACAAGGACCCCTACTGGCAGGCCACCGCGGATGATTCAACCTCCGTCCTGCCGGCCGAGAACGTCTCGGTCAAGGCCGGCGGCGGCCGCCTCACCGCCGAGCTTCCGCCGGTGTCCTGGTCCATGATCCGGCTCGCTGCCGGCCAGTAG
- a CDS encoding HhH-GPD-type base excision DNA repair protein, with protein MELHITGDPAADKLLSEDAFALLTGMLLDQQVTMESAFAGPEKIRTRIGSIAPAAIASQEPQAFVEMFKERPAVHRFPGSMAARVQALAEAVENEWDGDATAIWTKGNPDGAEVLRRLKALPGFGEQKAKIFLALLGKQCGLQAPGWREAAGHYGEEGSFLSVADIVDPGSLVKVRASKQAAKAAAKAAKAKD; from the coding sequence ATGGAACTGCACATCACGGGGGATCCCGCCGCGGACAAGTTGTTGAGTGAGGACGCCTTTGCGCTGCTGACGGGCATGCTGCTGGACCAGCAGGTGACCATGGAATCGGCGTTCGCGGGTCCGGAGAAAATCCGGACCAGGATCGGGTCCATCGCGCCGGCTGCAATCGCGTCCCAGGAGCCGCAGGCCTTCGTGGAGATGTTCAAGGAACGCCCTGCCGTCCACCGCTTCCCGGGCTCGATGGCGGCAAGGGTGCAGGCGCTCGCGGAAGCAGTGGAGAACGAATGGGACGGGGACGCCACCGCGATCTGGACCAAGGGCAACCCGGACGGCGCCGAGGTCCTGCGCCGGCTCAAGGCACTGCCTGGCTTTGGGGAGCAGAAGGCCAAAATTTTCCTGGCCCTGCTGGGCAAGCAGTGTGGCCTGCAGGCGCCGGGCTGGCGGGAGGCCGCCGGGCACTACGGCGAGGAAGGTTCGTTCCTCTCCGTCGCCGACATCGTTGATCCCGGGTCCCTCGTGAAAGTCCGCGCCAGCAAGCAGGCGGCCAAAGCCGCGGCGAAGGCGGCGAAAGCAAAGGACTGA
- a CDS encoding LacI family DNA-binding transcriptional regulator — translation MAITMNDVARAAGVSLKTVSNVLNDYEFIRPATKQRVQDAIAELGYEANLTARSLRSGKTRMLGLVLSDLSAPYYAELASRLMKAASQRGYRVLVEQSDAVADVELNALQGPFRQLTDGLLFTPLVMEADAIAGRLGNKPLVMLGEHILDPRFDLVTMKNEEAAAALTAHLVAGGRRRIAVIGADPDESAGSAGLRLNGYRSALDKAGIPFDPALIAPCEWRRDGGAAGVAGLLDRGVECDAVFGLNDAIALGAMHELLIRGVKVPQQVAVAGFDDIDEARFASPSLTTVSPGMAEIAERSIALLIDRIEGHETADQGVHVEAGFQLQVRESAP, via the coding sequence ATGGCGATCACCATGAACGATGTTGCCAGGGCAGCGGGCGTGTCGCTGAAGACGGTCTCCAACGTCCTCAATGACTACGAATTCATCCGTCCTGCCACCAAGCAGCGGGTCCAGGACGCCATCGCCGAGCTGGGCTACGAGGCCAACCTGACCGCGCGCAGCCTCCGCTCCGGCAAGACCCGCATGCTGGGCCTGGTCCTGTCCGACCTCTCTGCCCCGTATTATGCCGAGCTGGCTTCGCGGCTGATGAAGGCCGCATCGCAGCGGGGGTACCGGGTCCTGGTGGAGCAGTCCGACGCCGTGGCGGACGTGGAACTGAACGCCCTGCAGGGGCCGTTCCGGCAGCTCACCGACGGCCTGCTGTTCACCCCCCTGGTCATGGAGGCGGACGCGATTGCCGGCCGCCTGGGCAACAAACCGCTGGTGATGCTGGGCGAACACATCCTCGATCCCCGGTTTGATCTGGTCACCATGAAAAACGAGGAAGCCGCGGCGGCGCTGACCGCGCACCTGGTTGCCGGCGGCCGCCGTCGGATTGCGGTCATTGGCGCCGATCCGGACGAGTCCGCCGGGAGCGCGGGGCTGCGGCTTAACGGCTACCGGAGCGCACTGGACAAGGCAGGGATCCCTTTCGATCCCGCACTGATCGCCCCGTGTGAATGGCGCCGCGACGGGGGAGCAGCCGGCGTGGCCGGCCTGCTTGACCGCGGCGTCGAATGCGATGCGGTGTTCGGGCTGAATGATGCCATCGCGCTTGGAGCCATGCACGAGCTGCTCATCCGCGGCGTCAAGGTGCCGCAGCAGGTGGCGGTGGCCGGTTTTGATGACATTGACGAGGCCCGGTTTGCCTCGCCCTCCCTGACCACGGTTTCACCCGGCATGGCCGAGATCGCTGAGCGTTCCATCGCCCTGCTTATCGACAGGATCGAAGGGCATGAAACGGCGGACCAGGGCGTGCACGTGGAAGCCGGGTTCCAGCTGCAGGTCCGCGAATCCGCGCCGTAG
- a CDS encoding cysteine hydrolase family protein, protein MIALLVIDMQNAYFEAPELAARQEDLVRSCNRLLEAFKAGGHKALMVGTEHERDKSTWTLNMLDDDQGFIFRGSKQAEAVPGLAIDGLPQLNKTRDSAFVGTNLLSRLRNWGAGEVVLAGVSTDNCIAQTGADAFAHNIRVTYAKEAMASEDSQDAADMLRILSSTYRQPVQSTEEILARLSS, encoded by the coding sequence ATGATTGCCCTTCTTGTCATCGACATGCAGAACGCGTACTTCGAGGCGCCGGAACTGGCAGCCCGGCAGGAGGACCTGGTCAGGTCCTGCAACAGGCTGCTTGAGGCGTTCAAGGCCGGCGGGCACAAGGCATTGATGGTGGGCACCGAGCACGAACGCGACAAATCCACCTGGACGCTGAACATGCTCGACGACGACCAGGGCTTTATCTTCCGCGGCAGCAAGCAGGCCGAGGCTGTGCCCGGGCTGGCCATCGACGGCCTGCCCCAGCTGAACAAGACACGCGACAGCGCCTTTGTGGGCACCAACCTGCTGTCCCGCCTCCGCAACTGGGGTGCCGGTGAGGTGGTGCTCGCCGGCGTCTCCACCGACAACTGCATCGCCCAGACCGGCGCCGACGCCTTCGCCCACAACATCCGGGTCACCTATGCGAAGGAAGCCATGGCCTCCGAGGACAGCCAGGACGCGGCGGACATGCTGCGGATCCTGTCCAGCACCTACCGCCAGCCCGTCCAGTCCACGGAGGAGATCCTCGCCCGGCTCAGCAGCTGA